From Planococcus halocryophilus, the proteins below share one genomic window:
- the ispD gene encoding 2-C-methyl-D-erythritol 4-phosphate cytidylyltransferase gives MNYTVVLPAAGSGKRMKADKNKLLLELFGKPIFLYTLEVFQKDPNCDAIWLAVKEQERGLIENYVKRYNLTKVQGYATGGTERQDSVRACLEAIPPCGVVLVHDAARPFIDKEVIVNLVEKAHTSGAAIAAVPVKDTIKKAENGIISETVDRDQLWMIQTPQAFRYSLILEAAQKAHNDGFMGTDEAMLVERLHYPVAIVESTYENIKMTTPDDLIYGRAILESRLQEEQK, from the coding sequence ATGAATTATACAGTCGTCTTGCCTGCTGCTGGCAGCGGGAAACGAATGAAAGCTGATAAAAATAAATTATTACTCGAACTTTTCGGTAAACCTATTTTTCTATATACATTAGAAGTTTTTCAAAAAGACCCAAATTGTGACGCCATTTGGTTAGCGGTAAAAGAACAAGAGCGGGGATTAATTGAAAACTATGTAAAACGCTATAACTTAACGAAAGTACAAGGTTACGCTACAGGGGGAACGGAACGGCAAGATAGTGTAAGAGCTTGCCTTGAAGCGATTCCACCTTGTGGCGTTGTTTTGGTTCATGATGCAGCTCGGCCATTTATCGACAAAGAAGTCATTGTGAATTTAGTGGAAAAAGCACACACATCGGGTGCAGCAATAGCCGCTGTTCCGGTAAAAGATACCATTAAAAAAGCGGAAAATGGCATTATTTCAGAGACGGTAGACCGCGATCAATTGTGGATGATTCAAACGCCGCAAGCATTTCGCTATTCGTTAATTTTAGAGGCTGCTCAGAAAGCTCATAACGATGGGTTTATGGGAACAGATGAAGCGATGCTTGTTGAACGTTTGCATTACCCTGTCGCGATTGTTGAAAGTACATACGAAAATATAAAAATGACGACGCCAGATGATTTGATTTATGGAAGAGCCATTCTGGAAAGTCGCTTACAGGAGGAACAGAAATGA
- a CDS encoding PIN/TRAM domain-containing protein, whose translation MLRPIIQIMFLLIGATIGILLLPSAFELIPLLDNPWISNPYVAAIVGALIFFLLSLLFVDSLIHFMKWMEEKLLRAPTPDLLFGTVGMVIGLVVAFLVGFALSTVDIPLVATVAPLVLSVVLGYLGFQVGFQKREEMLTMLTPAKFVPAKKQEIEEPIEKMSYKLLDTSVIIDGRIADISATGFMEGTFVVPQFVLSELQHIADSSDTLKRTRGRRGLDILKRLQSERVDAIMITEESFDEVSEVDLKLMRAAKKMGGKVVTNDFNLNKVCELHNVPVLNINDLANAVKPVVIPGEDMHVVVIKDGKEQNQGVAYLDDGTMIVIEGGKGFIGQAINVTVTSVLQTSAGRMIFAKPREGK comes from the coding sequence GTGTTAAGACCTATTATTCAAATAATGTTTTTACTTATTGGTGCGACGATCGGAATTTTATTATTACCATCAGCATTTGAACTTATTCCCCTTCTCGACAATCCGTGGATCAGTAATCCTTATGTAGCAGCAATTGTTGGTGCTCTTATCTTTTTCCTATTATCTTTATTATTTGTTGATTCATTGATTCATTTTATGAAATGGATGGAAGAGAAGTTGTTGCGCGCCCCAACCCCGGACCTATTATTCGGAACGGTCGGGATGGTTATTGGACTTGTGGTAGCGTTCTTAGTTGGATTTGCGTTAAGTACGGTTGATATTCCCCTTGTCGCGACAGTGGCACCATTAGTTCTTTCGGTAGTGCTTGGTTATTTAGGGTTTCAAGTCGGGTTTCAAAAACGTGAAGAGATGTTAACGATGTTAACGCCTGCTAAATTCGTACCTGCGAAAAAGCAGGAAATCGAAGAACCAATTGAAAAAATGTCTTATAAATTGCTCGATACCAGCGTCATTATCGATGGACGAATTGCTGATATTTCGGCAACTGGGTTTATGGAAGGTACGTTTGTCGTACCGCAATTTGTTTTGTCGGAACTTCAACATATTGCGGATTCGTCAGATACGTTGAAACGAACACGCGGTAGGCGAGGGTTGGACATTTTAAAACGTCTTCAAAGCGAGCGCGTAGATGCTATTATGATTACGGAAGAAAGTTTTGATGAAGTAAGCGAAGTCGATTTGAAACTAATGCGTGCTGCGAAAAAAATGGGCGGCAAAGTGGTAACTAACGACTTTAATCTCAATAAAGTATGTGAACTTCATAATGTTCCAGTATTGAACATTAACGATTTGGCAAATGCTGTAAAACCTGTGGTCATTCCAGGAGAAGATATGCATGTCGTGGTCATTAAAGACGGCAAAGAGCAAAATCAAGGTGTCGCTTATTTAGACGATGGGACAATGATTGTCATTGAAGGCGGTAAAGGATTTATTGGCCAAGCGATCAATGTTACAGTTACGAGTGTGTTGCAGACTTCTGCAGGCCGAATGATTTTTGCGAAACCGCGTGAAGGCAAATAA
- the radA gene encoding DNA repair protein RadA, translating to MAKKKTKFICQSCGYESARWMGKCPGCASWNTMTEEVEVQAPKGTRGAFQHSASVPQKATPINAIETQDEPRVETELSELNRVLGGGIVPGSLVLIGGDPGIGKSTLLLQVSAMLANSGNRVLYISGEESIRQTKLRAERLDASSSELFIYAETNLELIHHTIEDVAPDFVIIDSIQTVHHPEVTSAPGSVTQVRESTAELMRIAKTKNIAIFLVGHVTKEGQIAGPRILEHMVDTVLYFEGERHHTYRILRSVKNRFGSTNEIAIFEMLQSGLKEVLNPSELFLQERSSGSAGSTVVASMEGTRPILVEIQALVTPSSFNYPKRMATGIDVNRVTLLMAVLEKRVGMLLQAQDAYIKVAGGVKLDEPAIDLAVLASIVSSFRDKAPNVYDCIIGEVGLTGEVRRVSRIEQRVQEAAKLGFKRAIIPASNLGGWDYPEGIRVVGVESVNDALKEIFPQ from the coding sequence ATGGCTAAGAAAAAGACTAAATTCATTTGTCAGTCGTGTGGCTATGAATCGGCCAGATGGATGGGGAAATGTCCGGGGTGCGCATCATGGAATACGATGACAGAAGAAGTAGAAGTCCAAGCTCCTAAAGGAACACGCGGTGCTTTTCAACATAGTGCGTCTGTTCCGCAAAAAGCGACGCCGATCAATGCGATTGAAACACAAGACGAACCACGAGTAGAAACGGAACTAAGCGAATTAAACCGTGTACTTGGTGGAGGCATTGTGCCAGGATCACTAGTATTAATTGGGGGAGACCCGGGTATTGGGAAATCGACATTGCTGTTACAAGTTTCAGCGATGCTTGCAAATAGTGGAAACCGGGTATTATATATTTCCGGAGAAGAATCAATTCGCCAAACAAAATTACGAGCAGAGCGTTTAGATGCGTCATCTTCAGAGTTGTTTATCTATGCTGAAACAAATCTTGAACTGATTCATCACACCATTGAAGATGTAGCACCTGATTTTGTTATTATCGATTCAATTCAGACTGTTCACCACCCGGAAGTCACTTCTGCACCGGGTAGTGTGACGCAAGTAAGAGAAAGTACGGCAGAATTGATGCGAATCGCCAAGACAAAAAATATTGCCATTTTCCTAGTTGGACACGTAACCAAAGAAGGACAAATTGCAGGACCACGTATTTTAGAGCATATGGTTGATACGGTGTTGTATTTCGAAGGTGAACGCCATCACACATACCGCATTTTACGTAGTGTGAAAAACCGTTTTGGTTCTACGAATGAAATTGCGATTTTTGAAATGCTTCAAAGTGGATTAAAAGAAGTGTTGAATCCATCTGAATTATTTTTACAAGAGCGTTCGAGTGGGTCAGCAGGCTCAACCGTTGTTGCTTCAATGGAAGGAACAAGGCCAATTTTAGTTGAAATTCAAGCATTGGTAACACCTTCAAGCTTTAATTATCCGAAACGGATGGCAACGGGAATTGACGTCAATCGTGTGACCTTACTGATGGCAGTACTAGAAAAGCGCGTAGGTATGCTTTTGCAAGCGCAGGACGCTTACATTAAAGTTGCGGGTGGCGTGAAGCTTGATGAACCAGCAATTGATTTGGCTGTGTTGGCAAGTATTGTCTCAAGCTTCCGTGATAAAGCGCCAAATGTTTATGATTGTATAATCGGCGAAGTTGGATTGACCGGGGAAGTTAGACGCGTATCGCGTATCGAGCAGCGCGTTCAAGAAGCGGCGAAACTAGGCTTTAAGCGTGCAATTATTCCTGCATCAAATTTAGGTGGCTGGGATTATCCGGAAGGAATTCGTGTAGTGGGTGTAGAAAGTGTTAACGATGCATTAAAAGAGATTTTTCCACAGTAA
- the epsC gene encoding serine O-acetyltransferase EpsC, whose protein sequence is MFKLLKDDVDVIFEQDPAARNYWEVILTYSGLHAIWSHRLAHFFFKNKLFFIARVISQISRFFTGIEIHPGAVIGSRFFIDHGMGVVIGETCEIGDNVTLYQGVTLGGTGKERGKRHPTLEDNVLVATGAKVLGSIVIGANSKVGAGSVVLKNVPVNSTVVGIPGKVVIQNGVKVKQDLNHQNMPDPVMDKCDGMEAKIAQLQHEIEQLKTSTQREGQGL, encoded by the coding sequence ATGTTTAAGTTATTAAAAGACGATGTTGATGTTATTTTCGAACAAGACCCAGCAGCGCGTAATTATTGGGAAGTTATTCTCACGTATTCCGGTCTTCATGCCATTTGGTCGCACCGGCTGGCACATTTTTTCTTTAAGAATAAATTATTCTTTATTGCTCGTGTTATCTCACAGATTAGTCGTTTTTTTACAGGAATCGAAATTCATCCAGGTGCTGTAATTGGCAGTCGTTTCTTTATTGACCACGGCATGGGTGTTGTTATTGGAGAAACATGTGAAATCGGCGATAATGTGACGCTATACCAAGGAGTGACATTAGGTGGTACGGGGAAAGAACGAGGCAAACGTCATCCGACATTAGAAGACAATGTATTGGTTGCGACTGGAGCTAAAGTTTTAGGGTCTATCGTCATCGGTGCCAATTCCAAAGTCGGAGCGGGCTCGGTTGTTCTAAAAAATGTCCCAGTGAATTCTACAGTAGTGGGAATTCCAGGGAAAGTGGTTATACAAAATGGCGTGAAAGTAAAGCAAGACTTAAATCACCAAAATATGCCCGATCCTGTCATGGACAAATGTGATGGCATGGAAGCGAAAATTGCTCAATTGCAGCATGAAATAGAACAGTTAAAAACATCAACACAGAGAGAAGGGCAAGGTTTATGA
- a CDS encoding protein arginine kinase, with amino-acid sequence MAVERFFQPHASSWMTNDGKNVDIAMSTRIRLARNLNNFKFPYAFTEDEALKVDKEISSVLLDKGNELDYTFSHISIEELAELQKEILVEKHLISPYLINSHHSGSVLLSDNEELSIMVNEEDHLRIQSLQSGFQLQQAYKIANELDSLLEKNLSYAFHEKHGYLTSCPTNVGTGMRASVMLHLPALTMSHQIQRIIPAISRLGMVVRGIYGEGSEALGNVYQISNQLTLGKSEYEILQDLENMTEQIIQQERRAREAIALNSPVVIEDRIYRSLGVLTHSRLLTTEEAATCLSDVRLGIDLKMIQDVDMSILNELMIFMQPAFLQQYADKPLQPKERDFARAKLFRERLNRNGINSEGEDLA; translated from the coding sequence ATGGCAGTTGAACGTTTTTTTCAACCCCATGCAAGCAGCTGGATGACTAACGATGGTAAAAATGTAGATATTGCAATGAGTACGAGAATTAGATTAGCTAGAAATTTGAACAATTTCAAATTTCCATATGCTTTTACAGAAGATGAAGCGCTCAAAGTTGATAAAGAAATTTCTTCTGTATTATTAGATAAAGGAAATGAATTAGATTATACTTTTAGCCATATCAGTATTGAAGAGCTTGCTGAGTTACAAAAAGAGATATTGGTAGAAAAACATTTAATTAGTCCATATCTTATTAATAGCCATCACTCAGGTTCTGTTTTGTTGTCTGATAACGAAGAGCTGAGTATTATGGTGAATGAAGAAGATCATTTGCGAATTCAAAGTCTTCAGTCAGGATTTCAACTTCAACAAGCTTATAAAATAGCAAATGAGCTAGATTCTCTTCTAGAAAAGAATTTATCTTATGCTTTTCATGAAAAACATGGCTACTTAACTAGTTGTCCGACAAACGTAGGTACTGGAATGCGAGCATCCGTTATGCTTCATTTACCTGCTTTGACCATGTCTCATCAGATTCAACGAATCATTCCTGCAATTTCAAGACTGGGTATGGTGGTTAGAGGCATTTATGGCGAAGGTAGTGAAGCTTTAGGAAATGTTTATCAAATATCAAACCAATTGACTCTTGGGAAATCAGAATACGAGATTCTTCAGGATTTGGAAAATATGACAGAGCAAATTATCCAACAAGAACGAAGAGCGCGTGAAGCAATTGCGTTAAATTCACCAGTAGTAATAGAAGATCGGATATACCGATCGCTTGGCGTTCTTACCCATTCGAGACTGCTGACGACAGAAGAAGCTGCGACGTGTCTGTCAGATGTTCGTTTGGGTATAGATTTAAAAATGATTCAAGATGTAGATATGTCGATTTTGAATGAGTTAATGATTTTTATGCAGCCGGCATTTCTGCAGCAATATGCAGACAAGCCACTGCAACCGAAAGAACGCGATTTTGCTCGGGCCAAGTTGTTCCGAGAGAGGTTGAATAGAAACGGTATAAATAGTGAAGGAGAGGATCTTGCATGA
- the ispF gene encoding 2-C-methyl-D-erythritol 2,4-cyclodiphosphate synthase, with protein MIRIGQGYDVHQLAEGRPFILGGIEIEHDRGLLGHSDADVLLHTITDAALGAIGGGDIGKHFPDTDPEFKNADSRKLLTHIWQYVKEQGYELGNVDCTVIAQKPKLAPYIEQMRESIANLLEADISQVSVKATTSEHLGFVGREEGIAALAVILLTKHPVSLDVPE; from the coding sequence ATGATTCGAATTGGACAAGGTTATGACGTACATCAATTAGCAGAAGGACGACCATTTATTTTAGGTGGCATTGAAATTGAACACGACCGTGGACTTCTTGGTCATTCAGATGCAGATGTATTATTGCATACCATTACTGATGCGGCACTTGGCGCAATTGGTGGAGGCGATATCGGTAAGCATTTCCCAGACACAGATCCGGAATTTAAAAATGCGGATTCTCGCAAATTATTGACGCATATTTGGCAATATGTAAAAGAACAAGGCTATGAGCTTGGCAATGTGGATTGCACAGTGATTGCTCAAAAACCGAAATTAGCGCCTTATATCGAACAAATGCGCGAATCAATTGCTAACTTGCTTGAAGCAGATATTTCGCAAGTTAGTGTTAAAGCAACAACTTCGGAACACCTTGGATTTGTTGGGCGTGAAGAAGGAATTGCTGCGCTTGCAGTGATCCTACTAACGAAACACCCAGTTTCTCTTGATGTGCCAGAGTGA
- the gltX gene encoding glutamate--tRNA ligase, protein MTQEVRVRYAPSPTGHLHIGGARTALFNYLFARHNNGKFIVRIEDTDTARNIETGIMSQLDNLKWLGIEHDESIDVGGEYGPYRQMERLDTYKKHSDQMLEKGLAFKCFCTPEELEVERDAQKAAGIAAPQYSGTCRNLTTEEVAEREESGKTFSIRAKVPTNVTYEFNDLVRGPISFESKDIGDWVMVKTTGIPTYNFAVVIDDYLMKISHVFRGEEHLSNTPRQMMIYDAFGWDYPSYGHMTLIINEDRKKLSKRDESILQFISQYKELGYIPEALFNFFALLGWSPEGEEEIFSKEEFIRIFDVERLSKSPSMFDKQKLMWMNNQYIKQLPLEEVVKLSLPHLQKAGKLPEEMTPEQTEWAIKLVALYHDQMSYGAEITELSEQFFTDDLTYGEAEKEVLAGEQVPEVMAAFKKQLTGLENFEPAEIKAAIKAVQKATGHKGKNLFMPIRVVITGQMHGPELPDAISLLGKDKAIARVAQYASA, encoded by the coding sequence ATGACACAAGAAGTTCGCGTACGTTACGCACCAAGCCCGACAGGACATTTGCACATCGGGGGCGCTCGTACAGCTTTATTTAACTATTTATTTGCGCGTCACAATAACGGGAAATTCATCGTTCGCATTGAAGATACAGATACGGCTCGTAATATCGAAACAGGGATTATGTCTCAGTTGGATAACTTGAAATGGTTAGGCATTGAACACGACGAGTCTATTGATGTTGGAGGAGAGTACGGACCTTATCGTCAAATGGAACGTTTGGATACGTATAAAAAACATTCAGACCAAATGCTTGAAAAAGGATTGGCTTTTAAATGTTTCTGTACACCTGAAGAGTTGGAAGTAGAACGCGATGCGCAAAAAGCAGCGGGCATTGCAGCTCCCCAGTACAGCGGAACTTGCCGTAACTTGACTACGGAAGAAGTCGCTGAAAGAGAAGAATCAGGTAAGACGTTTAGTATTCGTGCAAAAGTTCCTACGAATGTAACATATGAGTTTAATGATTTAGTACGTGGTCCAATTTCATTTGAATCAAAAGATATTGGCGACTGGGTAATGGTTAAAACGACGGGTATTCCGACATATAATTTTGCTGTTGTCATCGATGATTATTTGATGAAAATTTCTCATGTTTTCCGCGGAGAAGAGCATTTATCAAACACACCAAGACAAATGATGATTTACGATGCATTTGGTTGGGATTATCCGAGCTACGGTCACATGACGTTGATCATTAACGAAGACCGTAAGAAATTATCGAAACGCGACGAGTCGATTTTACAGTTTATTTCACAATATAAAGAATTAGGCTATATTCCTGAAGCACTATTCAACTTCTTTGCGCTACTTGGCTGGTCTCCAGAAGGAGAAGAAGAAATCTTCTCGAAAGAAGAATTTATTCGCATTTTTGATGTAGAACGTTTGTCTAAGTCGCCATCGATGTTTGATAAGCAAAAGTTAATGTGGATGAACAACCAATACATTAAACAATTGCCGCTCGAAGAAGTCGTGAAGTTATCGCTTCCCCATTTGCAAAAAGCAGGGAAATTGCCAGAAGAAATGACACCAGAACAAACAGAATGGGCGATCAAGCTTGTTGCTTTGTATCACGATCAAATGAGCTACGGTGCTGAAATTACCGAGCTATCAGAACAATTTTTCACTGACGACTTAACATACGGCGAAGCTGAAAAAGAAGTTTTAGCTGGGGAACAAGTACCTGAAGTGATGGCGGCATTTAAAAAGCAATTGACTGGGTTAGAAAACTTTGAACCAGCTGAAATTAAAGCGGCAATCAAAGCGGTTCAAAAAGCGACGGGTCATAAAGGCAAAAACTTGTTTATGCCTATACGTGTTGTTATTACTGGACAAATGCACGGACCTGAACTGCCAGATGCGATTTCTTTATTAGGAAAAGACAAAGCAATCGCTCGCGTTGCACAATACGCAAGTGCGTAA
- the clpC gene encoding ATP-dependent protease ATP-binding subunit ClpC: MMFNRFTQRAQKVLQLAQEEAIRMKHESIGTEHILLGLIREGGGIAAKALEAIEVNTQLIEEGVKELVGVGEKEVGPIVHYTPRAKKVIELSVDESRKLGHSYIGTEHLLLALIREGEGVAARVLGNAGVSLNKARQQVLQLLGSNEQTSTGTSPNASANTPTLDGLARDLTQVAREGGLDPVIGRSDEITRVIEVLSRRTKNNPVLIGEPGVGKTAIAEGLAQQIVNNEIPETLRDKRVMVLDMGTVVAGTKYRGEFEDRLKKVMDEIRQAGNVILFIDELHTLIGAGGAEGAIDASNILKPSLSRGELQCIGATTLDEYRKYIEKDAALERRFQPIQVDEPSVEESIQIIRGLRDRYEAHHRVKITDEAIEAAAKMSDRYISDRFLPDKAIDLIDEAGSKVRLRSYTTPPDLKELESRLEAARSEKNEAVQSQEFEKAASLRDAEQKLQSQLDKTKKEWKEKQGKEESEVTVEDIAKVVSMWTGIPVSKLAQTESDKLLNLESILHNRVIGQNEAVTSISKAIRRARAGLKDPKRPIGSFIFLGPTGVGKTELARALAESMFGDEEAMIRIDMSEYMERHSTSRLVGSPPGYVGYEEGGQLTEKVRRKPYSVVLLDEIEKAHPDVFNILLQVLEDGRLTDSKGRRVDFRNTVIIMTSNVGAEELKYNKYVGFNLDDAKTDYKDMKGKMLAELKKAFRPEFLNRVDDMIVFHSLEKENLREIVNLMTKQLVDRLKEQDIDLELTDAALEKVAKEGYDPEYGARPLRRSLQKHVEDRLSEELLKGTALSGQKIIFDVEGDEFVVRTNKSEKAKEIAIEKQ; encoded by the coding sequence ATGATGTTTAATCGATTTACACAACGCGCACAAAAAGTTCTTCAGTTAGCTCAAGAAGAGGCCATTCGTATGAAACATGAATCAATCGGTACAGAGCACATTCTTCTCGGTTTGATTCGTGAAGGTGGCGGGATTGCTGCTAAAGCTCTTGAGGCAATTGAAGTAAATACACAGTTGATCGAAGAAGGTGTTAAGGAATTAGTTGGTGTCGGCGAAAAAGAAGTCGGTCCAATTGTACATTACACGCCGAGAGCCAAAAAAGTTATTGAATTGTCAGTTGATGAGTCCCGTAAACTGGGTCACTCTTATATAGGTACAGAGCATTTGCTATTAGCGCTTATTCGTGAAGGAGAAGGGGTTGCAGCTCGTGTGTTAGGAAATGCCGGTGTTAGCTTGAATAAAGCTCGCCAGCAAGTGTTACAGCTTCTAGGAAGCAATGAGCAGACTTCCACAGGCACAAGCCCAAATGCTTCAGCGAATACACCAACGTTAGATGGATTGGCTCGTGATTTGACACAAGTTGCTCGCGAAGGCGGATTAGACCCTGTAATTGGCAGAAGCGATGAAATTACACGTGTGATTGAAGTGTTGAGCCGCAGAACAAAAAACAACCCAGTCTTGATTGGTGAGCCTGGTGTTGGTAAAACAGCGATTGCTGAAGGATTGGCTCAGCAAATCGTAAATAATGAAATCCCAGAAACTCTACGCGACAAACGCGTTATGGTTTTGGATATGGGAACAGTAGTTGCAGGAACAAAATACCGTGGGGAATTTGAAGATCGCTTGAAAAAAGTGATGGATGAAATTCGTCAAGCTGGTAACGTTATTCTGTTTATCGATGAGCTTCATACATTAATCGGTGCTGGCGGTGCAGAAGGTGCGATTGATGCATCTAATATTTTGAAACCGTCACTATCACGTGGAGAACTTCAGTGCATTGGTGCGACAACTTTAGATGAGTACCGCAAGTACATTGAAAAAGATGCAGCTCTTGAGCGTCGTTTCCAACCAATTCAAGTAGATGAGCCTTCAGTTGAAGAATCGATTCAAATTATCCGTGGTTTGCGCGATCGTTATGAAGCGCATCACCGTGTGAAAATTACCGATGAAGCAATTGAAGCAGCGGCTAAAATGTCAGACCGTTATATTTCAGATCGCTTCTTACCGGATAAAGCGATTGACTTGATCGATGAGGCTGGATCAAAAGTAAGACTGCGTTCTTACACGACTCCGCCAGATTTGAAAGAGTTGGAATCTCGATTAGAAGCAGCACGTTCTGAGAAAAATGAAGCAGTTCAAAGCCAAGAGTTCGAAAAAGCGGCTTCGCTTCGTGATGCTGAACAGAAACTACAAAGTCAATTAGATAAAACGAAAAAAGAATGGAAAGAAAAACAAGGTAAAGAAGAGTCTGAAGTGACAGTAGAAGATATTGCGAAAGTTGTATCTATGTGGACGGGTATTCCGGTTTCGAAACTGGCACAAACAGAATCGGATAAATTGTTGAATTTGGAGTCTATTCTTCATAACCGTGTTATTGGACAAAATGAAGCAGTAACGTCTATTTCGAAAGCTATCCGACGTGCACGTGCAGGATTGAAAGATCCGAAACGTCCAATTGGATCGTTCATTTTCCTTGGTCCAACAGGTGTAGGTAAAACGGAATTAGCACGGGCCTTAGCTGAGTCTATGTTTGGTGACGAAGAAGCGATGATTCGCATCGACATGTCTGAGTACATGGAAAGACATTCGACTTCACGTTTGGTTGGATCACCTCCAGGCTATGTAGGCTATGAAGAAGGCGGACAATTGACGGAGAAAGTACGCAGAAAACCTTATTCAGTTGTACTTCTTGATGAAATTGAAAAAGCTCACCCGGATGTCTTCAACATTCTGTTGCAAGTTCTTGAAGATGGTCGTTTAACGGATTCAAAAGGTCGCAGAGTCGATTTCCGTAATACGGTCATTATCATGACTTCAAATGTAGGGGCAGAAGAACTGAAATACAATAAATACGTAGGCTTTAATTTGGATGATGCAAAAACGGATTATAAAGATATGAAAGGGAAAATGCTTGCTGAATTGAAAAAAGCATTCCGCCCAGAGTTCTTGAACCGTGTGGATGACATGATCGTCTTCCATTCTCTTGAAAAAGAAAACTTAAGAGAAATTGTAAACTTGATGACGAAACAATTGGTTGATCGCTTGAAAGAGCAGGATATCGATTTGGAGTTAACAGATGCAGCGCTTGAAAAAGTAGCGAAAGAAGGATATGACCCAGAATATGGTGCGCGTCCATTACGTCGTTCACTTCAAAAACACGTGGAAGATCGTTTGTCAGAAGAGCTATTAAAAGGTACGGCTCTGTCAGGGCAAAAGATTATCTTTGATGTTGAAGGCGATGAATTTGTCGTTCGAACAAATAAATCAGAAAAAGCAAAAGAAATAGCGATAGAAAAACAATAA
- a CDS encoding UvrB/UvrC motif-containing protein yields MICDQCGERSASVIVKQQQQGQIVEVNLCHICAAENHSINIAFEQDPLAIHQLLSNWFPNSQASINPVRKEVATCPSCGFTFSKFLRIGKFGCSSCYDAFSPQLNEIFKRFHNGNTEHNGKIPASYGTTLKIKKEIEELRKQMQISIQGENFEEAARLRDEVKVLSAKLEGGIQDGS; encoded by the coding sequence ATGATTTGCGATCAATGCGGAGAACGTTCTGCATCAGTTATAGTTAAACAACAGCAACAAGGCCAGATAGTTGAGGTGAATTTATGCCATATCTGTGCTGCTGAAAACCATAGCATTAATATTGCTTTTGAACAGGATCCATTAGCTATTCATCAGCTATTATCAAATTGGTTCCCTAATTCGCAAGCATCCATTAACCCGGTTAGAAAGGAAGTAGCAACTTGTCCTTCTTGTGGTTTTACTTTCTCTAAATTTTTACGAATCGGGAAGTTTGGCTGCTCTTCTTGTTATGATGCCTTTTCACCACAGCTTAATGAAATCTTTAAACGATTCCATAACGGGAATACAGAACACAATGGTAAAATACCTGCTTCTTATGGCACAACCTTGAAAATAAAAAAAGAAATTGAAGAACTTCGAAAGCAAATGCAGATATCAATTCAAGGTGAAAATTTTGAAGAGGCCGCTAGATTAAGAGATGAAGTAAAAGTTTTAAGTGCGAAGCTTGAAGGGGGTATCCAGGATGGCAGTTGA